The nucleotide sequence aaaaattaacattttacttgaaatcaaaaaatttaaattctagggattgagatgaaaattaaaattccatCAAATTGGATTTCCACCCTCATTATAAACGCACCCTAAGTTCTGGGCAAACGCGAAAATGAAATCTATTTATAGAAATGACAAAAGAGTAGCCATCTCAACTTATGATTCACAAGACCACTATTTCATAGTCCACAATCACATCGcacaaacacaataaaaaagGAATCACACAGTAGATAGATGGTTCAGATTCACAATACGAATTTGCAGGTGGGGCTACCCACCATCTTCCAATAATTATATGTGCATAGAATCAAACGACGATGATTAAGAACAAGAACGATTAATTTGATGCGAAGAGATGAACGGATATGGCGAGAATCAAACCGGCGTCGAGCTGTTGGTCCAGACGATGTCTTTGAGAGCGGGACGAAGCTGCTGGCTGCAGAACTGGTTGTACTCGAGCGTGTCGCCGCTGGACTTCTTCACCTCCACCATCAGGAACGACGGCGCCACCGCGAATATCTCCGCCTCGATTCCGAGCTTCCCCTTCCGCCCGGACTCCTGTCCCTGCAGCATCACGCTCGTCATGTCGCCGCTCTTCTTCACGCAGAATTTTCCGGTCTTCGCCGCCACCTCCTCCAGCCGAGATATCACGCTGCTCGCCGGCTGCGTCGTAGCAAATCTCATCTCCTCCttctcttcccttttcttcACCTCAAATAATGGCGACAGATCGAACCCTTCCGACAAAGATATTATGTGAAACGCGTTCAGAGTCTctgtttccttcttcttcccgcCGTCTTCGAGGTTtgattcctcttcctcctctttgGATCTCACAGATTTCGGGATCGTCGTCTTGAACCACGACGATTCCATGATTTTTGAGATGCTGATTCGACTGCTCGGATTCGGATCCAACAGCTTGGTTACTAATCGTCGGGATTCCGGCGAGAACCACGGCGGGCACTTGAAGTCGCCCCTGTAAATCTTCCGGTACATGGCCACAATGTTATCCTCCTGAAAAGGCAGAAAACCGGCCAACAATACATACAGAATAACGCCGCAAGACCAGAGGTCCGCCTTGGCTCCGTCATAGCCCTTCTTCCCGATTACCTCTGGCGCGACGTAAGCCGGCGTCCCGCACGTCGTGTGGAGCAGCCCGTCCTGCCGCTGGTGACCGGAAAACGCGCTCAGACCAAAGTCCGTCACCTTGAGGTTACCGCCGTCGTCAAGCAGAAGGTTCTCCGGCTTCAGATCGCGGTGGTAGACGCCGCGGCTGTGGCAGAAGTCGACGGCTGAGATGAGTTGCTGGAAGTACTGCTTAGCCAAGTCTTCCCGGAGTCTTCCCTTGGCGATCTTGGAAAACAGCTCGCCGCCGCGGACAAGCTCCATGGCGAAGTAGATCTTGGACTTGCTCGCCATGACTTCGTGAAGCTCCACGATGTTCGGATGCTTCACCATCTTCATCACCGATATCTCGCGCTTCACCTGCTCAGTCATTCCGACTTTGATCACCTTCTCCTTCCCGACGACCTTCATCGCTACGCTCTTCCCGGTATGCAAGTTCCGAGCGTGGTAGACCTTTGCAAAGGTCCCATGGCCTAGCATCCGGCCTAGCTCGTACTTCCCGTGGAGCACACTCTTCTCGGCCATGCCTGTATCGATCTTGAACTCCTTTAAACTGCTAAATGAATGAAAAGCAACTTACTACTGGTTTTGGCTGAATTGGCGCCGGATTCACCCGTCTTCGACGTGTTTCCGGTGGCAAGTCCTGCCGCCGGTGGATTTCTTGGCCCTGACGGTGGATTCAGGCTTAGAAAACGAAGCTCTCCTCATCTTTCCGCATTCCCTAGAAGAACCCTCTGATTCTCTGGAAGAAGAAATCGAGCCTTTCCTTCTGCTCAGGGAAGAACCAGAGAGAACAGCAGATTTTCTCCATTTACCAGCGGCCGCAGCTTCTGTTATATAGGCGGCGTAAGAGTGTATTGACCCTTCTGCCCTTGTGAGAGGCGTCTGATCGGACGGATGTGATTATCTCACTTCTGGACGCGTGTCGTGATCAAGGATCTTGACAGATATGAATAATGAACTCTTTGGAGTTTCTGCACGATTGGCTGTAACGTGTGGGCCCCATCTAGGTCCCAGGCtttttctaatattaaaaattcgATAGTGattgatattaatttttctctttacaAATAGAGTGCGAGTTGAAAACTAatcctttttttgtttaaatcaaaataacgaatattttttaattatcaattaattattatcaaacacaactaataaaaatataaaaccaaTACACAACACTATCGAATTTTTAGGAATCTGGAATTCTGAATTTAGGTTATACTAATCTTCTTattatttaaatcttaattatgtTATTCTTAATAATGTTGAGGATTAATCATGGTAAGGATTATAATCCCTAACAAATTTTGAAGGATAGATTGTGccaaaattaatcaaatcatgtcaaaatatattataaaaaaatttgaattcttacgtttagaaaaaaaaaataattaaaagtaaCCCTACATTCATTCTAGGGTATTTTTTAGAATACTATTTTTAAAGTGTTCATGAATTTAAGTAGActctaaaaatgaattcaaccaaaaaaaaaaaaactaaattataggTTGAGtaattaatacaattttatttttttagtctGAATATGATTTTGGTATAAAATtgtacatataataataattaattttttattatttgataaaaattttcatatatttataatttttaaaattatcgtATAATTcgtattcttaattttaatagaaaagataaatGATAAGAGGATTATTAACCCTGGAATTCTTGTCTTTGCTCTGAGGTGTCAGTAGTTATAATCATCCAACACTAACAATTGAGGGATGCTTTTATAATTAGGGTAATTATTACAACTTGTTCACGTTGGTTTTGGCTTTCTCGTGGCATATTCCGCGGTACACAATGAAGTTACCATCTCACCCTTGTCACTGATACAGTCGATCACTGATCCAGTCGATCTCTGAATCGTAGCAGCAACAAATAAAGGGGGGTACGAAGCCAGAAGCAGAGTGCATTATTGCAACCACCACTGTAGGTCTCTGCTCTGGAATTAGTAAATTTTCCAGCGTAGGACCATGACACGTGTATGATGCAGACTCGTTTCTGTATCTTGGTGGTGAGTCGGGGAGGGTGGGGGCCGGAACCGCAAGCCTTATCAGTCGGCGGTGGGTCCCACTAAGGACGATATTCTCCGCGGATTCCTCCGGGGTGAAGTTAATCGGATAAAATTGGGTTTGCATCATTGCGATACGAATTTGTTCTGCAACCACACATTCAGGCTCACATTCTCATTAAAATTTATCACTTAACGCCTACTGACCATCAGATAATAATCAGATTTGTTGCTTTATTTGAAgaggaaaaaagataaattgtATTTCTATCatgtaatttaaatttgaatccCCGTCAGTCAATCTACTTTcatgatttttcaaaacaacaataatctcttttttttttaacttgtcaataatatatattttttaaatatttttatttatcttattttttaaaaaataaaaactattctATAACTTTTAAATCCGTGAGCACCCTTGCAATTTAATATTGTGTTAtagtttttttatcattaaatattctcaattaaatgtttataaataactaaaatactcttatatttttaaaaaatactctctctaactcttcttcttatttttttcaaacttccTTTATTTTATTCGCTCGCCCTACAAATGGGGTTACTGAACatgttcaaattatttaatttattttaaatgggCATCACACGCCTTTATTAATGCCAAATTTTTATCTCAATCAGTTGATATTCTTTACATAATATTACACCTTAGTGGCGacgaattatatttattaaaatatttagatgGACATTTCTGAGTAGTGTCACGCGTGGATCGTGTCAAATTAGGGCCGGAAGCCGCAGGGATGCGTGGCGCATGTGGAAAGGGACTTAGACGACCGGGCGTCTCACCGAGTGACGAgagacacagagagagagaagagccTCGGTCAAATCCGGCCACCACCATGCATGCATCTTCTGCGATTCCGATTCCAATTCACGCACTTCCTTTATGGCTATATCtatataaaaacaattttttgtttatattggATTTATGAATAAAATCATACAAACTACTGATGCCCACTCCTCTgtgtttcttttctattttggtaaTGGCATTTCATTTATATCTATGTGTTAACAAAGAAATATCATACCAACGAGCTAATcttattacaaaataaatataactaataaatcatattaataaattatgagtTCGATTCTTTATTCTGTACAGTGAAGTTTCATTCacgatttattttatttgttaaaattaagagcgtgaatgatgaaaaatttcacaaaaataataatctcaaatataattaataaatataatgagttgtacttaataattttataaattagtttaaCGACTAAATTAATTAGCCCTTTGAATGATTGAGGATTTGAGTTGTGATAAGTGAGATTATGCACTGGGCCAAAGTTTTGGGTTAGTGATAATATATAAAGCAAGACAAATGAACACGGCATTGCAAATGGACACATGTTTTACAGTGAGAAATTGCggcatataataatataattagaaccaaaaaaaaaaacacacagaCCCAGACACAAGTTG is from Diospyros lotus cultivar Yz01 chromosome 2, ASM1463336v1, whole genome shotgun sequence and encodes:
- the LOC127795162 gene encoding CBL-interacting serine/threonine-protein kinase 6-like, with translation MAEKSVLHGKYELGRMLGHGTFAKVYHARNLHTGKSVAMKVVGKEKVIKVGMTEQVKREISVMKMVKHPNIVELHEVMASKSKIYFAMELVRGGELFSKIAKGRLREDLAKQYFQQLISAVDFCHSRGVYHRDLKPENLLLDDGGNLKVTDFGLSAFSGHQRQDGLLHTTCGTPAYVAPEVIGKKGYDGAKADLWSCGVILYVLLAGFLPFQEDNIVAMYRKIYRGDFKCPPWFSPESRRLVTKLLDPNPSSRISISKIMESSWFKTTIPKSVRSKEEEEESNLEDGGKKKETETLNAFHIISLSEGFDLSPLFEVKKREEKEEMRFATTQPASSVISRLEEVAAKTGKFCVKKSGDMTSVMLQGQESGRKGKLGIEAEIFAVAPSFLMVEVKKSSGDTLEYNQFCSQQLRPALKDIVWTNSSTPV